The genomic stretch TCTTGATAATGGGTTTTGCCATACTTTTGCTCAATGAGTGCTGCATCAGAAAGTCCGCACATCGCATCATGCCAACCTACCCCATCTTCAATAATCGAAGCCATCACTCGGCCCATATCTGAATAGCAGACATTGCCGGTGGTGAAAAACGCCGTGTGCTGAGCTTTTAGGGTATCAGACATGTTGTAACGCTCGAGCTTGTCTTCTGCGTTAAACATCAACAACGCGACGTTTGCACCCCCTTCTAAATCGGTAAAGCGCAACGCACTGCCTCGGCGCATTAAGCCAGACCAATGGCAACCGCCAGGTACTGTTTCTTGCCATAAAATTTGGTCAGATTGAAGAGATTTCATCATTAAAATTCCTATTAATTAACTATGAATTGGCGGCATTAGCGCGGCCAACAACTGCAACTTACCGGTGATGACGCCTCTGAGCGTAATCACCTCATCCGCAATGGTTTGTACTCTAGACGCAGGCCCTTGTACCAACATTACTTCCATTGTTTGTTTGCCCACTAAATTGACATGCAAGGAGCTAATCACCTCATCTAAATGGTGATATTGCAAATCCGCTATTTTTTCTTGTAATCCCCGTGTGCCGTTGTCATACAAAATCGTAATCGTCCCTACTAACAACTCATCACTGGTTTGTCGTTTATGCTCAATCAGCTGTTGTCTTAACATGTCATTAATAGCTTGTGAGCGACTTTCATAACCTCGCTCGTTTACCATGCCATCCAAAGCCACTTGTAACTCATCAGGTAAAGAAATGCTGATGCGATTCACTGGATGACGAAGTGGCTTCACTAAAGATATTTGTCTAGAGAGTTGCATGATTTATTCCACACGATCGGCTACGTTCACAAAACGGATCATGCGGGGCTCAACATGGGCCTCAAGCGGATCCACTTCAATGACAGGCTCTGGAGGATGAATTAACGCTTCTAGCCGGGCCTTTGTTGCAAGGAATTCTGGGCTACTAAATTGATCCGGGCTTCGTGGCCGTGGAACAGGCACTTCGATGAGTTCTTGAACGCCGCCTGGATTGGCTTTAAGCACTAAAATGCGATCTGCAAGATAAATGGCTTCATCTAAATCATGCGTAATAAACAAAATAGTAATATCGATGTTGCGCCAGATATCCAATAAGTGCGCCTGCATCTTGGCGCGAGACTGTGCATCCAACGCACCAAACGGTTCATCCATCAGTAAAATGCGCGGCTGATTTACCAAAGCCCGCGCAATCGCTACGCGCTGTTTCATCCCGCCAGAAAGCTCATGCGGATAAGCATTGGCAAACTTCTCTAAGCCCAACAACTCCAACCATAAGTCCGCTTCATTCGCAGCCTCTTCACCAGTGATATTGTTCATCTCTAAGCCGAACATGACGTTTTTTCTCACGGTGCGCCAGGGAAATAATGTATACCCCTGAAACACCATGCCACGATCTCGACCAGGACCTGTAACGGGCTTGCCATCTAACAATACCTCACCGGAACTGTAAGATTCCAAGCCCGCCAAAATACGAATGAGTGATGACTTTCCACAGCCAGAGGGCCCAATCACGCAAACAAACTCACGTCTGTGTGTTTTGAAATTCACATCCTTCAGCGCCGTGACCTCGCCCTTAGCTGTTTTATAAATCTTGCCCAGACCCTTCACTTCTAAAATAACATCACGTTGTTTTAGTTTTTGAAAACGTGCTTTGACCTCTGGTGATTGACTTAAGTAGCTCGGCAATTTATCTAGTTTGTTTTCCATACTTTTCCTTTAAGCCTTATTTCCTGACTTATCCCAAGGGAATAAGCCTTTGCCTAACCATGCTAAAAACAAGTCGCTACCTAATCCAATTAATCCAATCATGAAGATGGCGGCGTAAACATTTTCGAAGTGCTCGTAGCGAGCCTGTTGGGTAATAAACCATGTGATGCCAGATGAGGTGCCAATTAATTCAGCCACAATCAAATAGGTCCAAGCCCAACCCAATAGAATGCGCTGATCACGATAAAGCTCGGGCATAACGCCAGGCAAAATGACATGCCGTAACAATTTCAGTTTGTTAGTGCCCAAGGTCATGGCGGCTTCAATCAATGCGTAATCTAATTTACGCGTCGTATTCGCAATAATCAGGACTTGCTGGAATAGCGTGCCAATCACAATCACAGCGATCTTAGGGCCACCGTAAATCCCTAAAATAGCTACCGCAAGTGCCCCAAAAGCCGGTGCGGGCAAGTAGCGAAAGAACTCAATAAACGGCTCAA from Candidatus Methylopumilus turicensis encodes the following:
- a CDS encoding ABC transporter permease, whose product is MRLSSWFVVRQELSPRKRSLLGIGSFLLPLLIWCAVSYLPSVWHPMVLISEPGSVDYFQVDMLVEKQVFKQELTDAASANKALPVGQPSNPVYLPAPHEVAQALYTSFITPPAQKDGLWLHQSLWQSIQVIFWGFLISSLIGVPLGVLCGTYTAISRLFEPFIEFFRYLPAPAFGALAVAILGIYGGPKIAVIVIGTLFQQVLIIANTTRKLDYALIEAAMTLGTNKLKLLRHVILPGVMPELYRDQRILLGWAWTYLIVAELIGTSSGITWFITQQARYEHFENVYAAIFMIGLIGLGSDLFLAWLGKGLFPWDKSGNKA
- a CDS encoding ABC transporter ATP-binding protein — translated: MENKLDKLPSYLSQSPEVKARFQKLKQRDVILEVKGLGKIYKTAKGEVTALKDVNFKTHRREFVCVIGPSGCGKSSLIRILAGLESYSSGEVLLDGKPVTGPGRDRGMVFQGYTLFPWRTVRKNVMFGLEMNNITGEEAANEADLWLELLGLEKFANAYPHELSGGMKQRVAIARALVNQPRILLMDEPFGALDAQSRAKMQAHLLDIWRNIDITILFITHDLDEAIYLADRILVLKANPGGVQELIEVPVPRPRSPDQFSSPEFLATKARLEALIHPPEPVIEVDPLEAHVEPRMIRFVNVADRVE
- the nikR gene encoding nickel-responsive transcriptional regulator NikR — encoded protein: MQLSRQISLVKPLRHPVNRISISLPDELQVALDGMVNERGYESRSQAINDMLRQQLIEHKRQTSDELLVGTITILYDNGTRGLQEKIADLQYHHLDEVISSLHVNLVGKQTMEVMLVQGPASRVQTIADEVITLRGVITGKLQLLAALMPPIHS